The proteins below are encoded in one region of Methanofollis aquaemaris:
- a CDS encoding M56 family metallopeptidase, with translation MSIIGMTLSASVLILVVVVIRALFLHRVPKITFLALWGIVLCRLLVPFSIPSRFSVYTLIDRVGNMFSEQVVIPISTAEGIHSLAIASETPASSVSSALFVSPLTLVWLAGIFACALFFIATHVRCRREYGMALPVESDLVAAWQQEHPTRRPVQVRESDKISAPLTYGIIRPVVLLPKSMDYTNKRQLRYILAHEYTHVRRFDTLAKSLLAAALCVHWFNPVVWVMYVLANRDIELACDEAIVRTFGETTRSAYARTLITMEEKKSGLTTLCNNFSRNAIEERIVSIMKTKKTTTFGIVLALVLVVGTAAAFATSGISQIQNGDTSVNADGIAIGDHTDGITYVVVEGNDHPQTIRDIPEEQDLLSKYGSYGISFDENDKMCFDGDLVRYFLDGVELDDNTSAVYYEYLNADGMVDVHTTRKVIDNGDGSVNPFGGLIGIEKYSQEEYAQRNLSDLKMLSGSDTYVVEDVSGGSGQGESVVQRFSKYKRYGIEYKEREGGSVGNVYYNGQMVQIFIDENKSSGIFTYRSVGGGEIVVHTIYDENGKLIGVEEE, from the coding sequence ATGTCGATTATAGGTATGACACTCTCCGCGTCTGTCCTCATTCTGGTGGTCGTGGTGATCCGTGCACTTTTTCTCCACAGAGTTCCGAAAATAACATTTTTGGCGCTGTGGGGTATTGTGTTGTGCCGCTTGCTCGTTCCGTTTTCCATACCGTCGCGGTTTAGCGTCTATACGCTGATAGACCGGGTGGGAAATATGTTTTCGGAACAGGTCGTGATTCCGATCTCGACGGCTGAAGGGATTCACTCTCTTGCTATCGCTTCAGAAACGCCCGCATCGTCAGTATCGTCTGCTCTGTTCGTCTCCCCCCTGACACTGGTATGGTTGGCCGGCATCTTCGCCTGTGCCCTGTTCTTCATCGCCACGCATGTACGATGTCGTCGAGAATACGGGATGGCGCTGCCGGTTGAGAGCGACCTTGTGGCTGCGTGGCAACAGGAACATCCGACACGGCGACCTGTGCAGGTCAGAGAGTCTGATAAAATTTCCGCTCCGCTGACGTACGGGATCATCAGGCCGGTGGTATTGTTGCCGAAATCAATGGATTATACCAACAAACGTCAGCTGCGGTATATCCTTGCCCATGAGTACACGCACGTCAGGCGGTTTGATACGCTGGCAAAGAGTCTGCTGGCTGCTGCGCTGTGCGTTCACTGGTTCAATCCTGTGGTGTGGGTGATGTATGTCCTTGCAAACCGGGATATCGAACTTGCCTGTGATGAAGCGATCGTGCGGACGTTTGGTGAGACGACGAGATCTGCGTATGCTCGTACCCTTATCACCATGGAGGAAAAGAAAAGCGGACTGACTACTTTATGCAACAACTTCAGCAGAAATGCGATTGAAGAAAGGATCGTGTCCATCATGAAAACAAAGAAAACGACGACTTTTGGTATTGTCCTGGCGTTGGTGCTTGTTGTTGGTACTGCAGCAGCATTTGCAACATCAGGGATATCACAGATCCAGAACGGAGATACGTCGGTTAACGCCGACGGAATCGCAATTGGAGATCACACCGATGGTATCACATATGTAGTCGTAGAAGGAAACGATCATCCGCAGACAATCCGAGATATCCCTGAGGAGCAGGATTTATTATCCAAATACGGTTCATATGGCATTTCTTTTGATGAAAATGATAAAATGTGTTTCGATGGTGACCTTGTCAGATACTTTTTGGATGGTGTCGAATTAGATGACAATACATCGGCTGTCTATTATGAATATCTAAATGCGGATGGTATGGTTGACGTCCATACAACGCGAAAAGTGATAGACAACGGTGATGGGAGTGTAAATCCTTTTGGTGGATTAATAGGAATTGAAAAATATAGCCAGGAGGAATATGCACAAAGAAACCTGTCTGATTTGAAAATGTTGTCTGGATCGGACACATATGTAGTAGAGGACGTATCGGGGGGGTCTGGACAGGGCGAATCAGTTGTACAGAGGTTTTCCAAGTATAAGAGATATGGAATTGAGTACAAAGAACGAGAAGGAGGCAGCGTTGGCAACGTCTATTATAACGGACAAATGGTACAGATATTTATAGACGAAAACAAATCGAGTGGAATATTTACCTATCGGTCTGTTGGTGGTGGTGAAATCGTTGTTCATACGATTTATGACGAAAATGGAAAGTTGATTGGAGTGGAAGAAGAATAA
- the pyrI gene encoding aspartate carbamoyltransferase regulatory subunit has product MKDEPRVLQISPIRNGTVIDHITAGEALNVLKILGITGTTDECLSIATNVVSEKSGRKDVVKISDRELCTEEVDRIALIAPQATINIIRDYLVCEKMGVEIPKVLLGVVRCPNRGCISNTNEPIKSRFEVTKRGLHCLYCDWYLTEDIPGHII; this is encoded by the coding sequence ATGAAAGACGAACCGCGGGTGCTGCAGATCAGCCCGATCAGGAACGGAACGGTGATCGACCATATCACCGCGGGCGAGGCCCTCAATGTGCTCAAGATCCTCGGGATCACCGGGACGACCGACGAGTGTCTCTCCATCGCCACCAATGTGGTGAGCGAGAAGTCGGGCAGAAAGGACGTGGTCAAGATCTCAGACCGCGAACTCTGCACCGAGGAGGTCGACCGCATCGCCCTCATCGCTCCCCAGGCCACGATCAACATCATCAGGGACTATCTAGTCTGCGAGAAGATGGGGGTCGAGATCCCGAAGGTGCTCCTGGGCGTGGTCAGGTGCCCGAACCGGGGGTGCATCTCCAACACCAACGAACCGATCAAGAGCAGGTTCGAGGTGACGAAGCGGGGGCTGCACTGTCTGTACTGTGATTGGTACCTGACGGAAGATATTCCGGGGCATATTATCTGA
- the pyrB gene encoding aspartate carbamoyltransferase, which translates to MRQHIISIKEFEKKEIDALLDRAETIDQGNYDPKALEDKILGVLFFEPSTRTRMSFEAAMARLGGASIDMGGVEVSSVVKGETLADTIRVVSGYADAIVLRHPKEGAAQLASEFASVPVLNAGDGAGQHPSQTLIDLYTIRQAMPLEGIDVGLLGDLRYGRTAHSLAYALTQYDVTIHTLAPEGLEMPPNVVEELRERGVEIVVHDEIGEFTRALDVMYVTRIQRERFPDSASYYAVASSYRVTPELLTQAKEQMIVLHPLPRVDEIDSRVDALPHAKYFQQARNGVPIRMALLLEVMG; encoded by the coding sequence ATGCGGCAGCACATCATCTCAATCAAGGAGTTTGAGAAGAAGGAGATCGACGCCCTCCTCGATCGGGCAGAGACGATCGACCAGGGCAACTATGACCCGAAGGCCCTGGAGGACAAGATCCTCGGGGTGCTCTTCTTCGAGCCCTCGACCAGGACGAGGATGTCGTTCGAGGCGGCGATGGCCAGGCTCGGCGGGGCCTCCATCGACATGGGCGGCGTGGAGGTGAGTTCGGTCGTGAAGGGCGAGACCCTCGCCGACACCATCAGGGTGGTGAGCGGGTATGCCGACGCGATCGTGCTCCGTCACCCCAAGGAGGGGGCGGCACAACTGGCCAGCGAGTTTGCCTCGGTCCCGGTCCTCAACGCCGGCGACGGTGCCGGGCAGCACCCGTCCCAGACGCTCATCGACCTGTACACGATCAGGCAGGCGATGCCGCTCGAAGGGATCGATGTGGGACTCCTCGGCGACCTGCGGTACGGGCGGACAGCCCACTCGCTCGCCTACGCCCTGACGCAGTACGACGTCACCATCCACACCCTCGCCCCCGAGGGCCTGGAGATGCCGCCCAACGTCGTCGAGGAACTGCGCGAGCGGGGTGTCGAGATCGTCGTCCACGACGAGATCGGTGAGTTCACGCGGGCACTCGACGTGATGTATGTCACCAGGATCCAGCGGGAGCGCTTCCCCGACTCGGCCTCGTATTATGCGGTGGCTTCGAGCTATCGGGTCACCCCCGAACTCCTGACACAGGCGAAGGAACAGATGATCGTCCTTCACCCCCTCCCGCGGGTCGACGAGATCGATTCCCGGGTCGACGCCCTCCCGCACGCAAAATATTTCCAGCAGGCGAGGAACGGCGTCCCGATCAGGATGGCCCTCCTCCTGGAGGTGATGGGATGA
- a CDS encoding methyltransferase domain-containing protein, whose amino-acid sequence MIQAGERLLLVSNKREYYVRAGEGTLSTDLGILDLEALVGAAYGSIAATHLGHEFTVRRPKATDFFNHASRTGAPMLPKDIGMVIAYTGMNKNDVVLDAGTGSGIAAIYFGGIARSVVTCEIRPEFATRAEKNIRDAGLENVEVRACDVLDVEGEECFDIVHLDLPVTYDHVARARALLVPGGYLACYTPFIEGMNAAYDAAATLFSEVHTYECMEREMTRGKRGTRPSTRVGHSGYITIARR is encoded by the coding sequence ATGATCCAGGCAGGGGAGCGGCTGCTCCTCGTCTCGAACAAGCGGGAGTACTATGTACGTGCCGGCGAGGGCACCCTCTCCACCGACCTGGGGATCCTCGACCTCGAAGCCCTGGTCGGGGCCGCGTACGGGAGCATCGCCGCCACTCACCTGGGGCACGAGTTCACGGTCAGGCGACCGAAAGCCACCGATTTCTTCAACCATGCCTCCCGGACCGGGGCCCCGATGCTCCCCAAGGACATCGGGATGGTCATCGCCTACACCGGCATGAACAAGAACGACGTCGTTCTGGACGCGGGGACCGGGAGCGGGATCGCGGCGATCTATTTTGGCGGGATCGCCCGGTCGGTCGTCACCTGCGAGATCAGGCCCGAGTTTGCGACGCGGGCCGAGAAAAATATCAGAGATGCCGGGCTTGAGAACGTTGAGGTGCGGGCCTGCGATGTCCTCGACGTGGAAGGAGAGGAATGCTTCGACATCGTCCACCTCGACCTCCCGGTCACCTACGACCATGTCGCCCGCGCCCGCGCCCTCCTGGTGCCGGGCGGGTACCTCGCCTGCTACACCCCCTTCATCGAGGGGATGAACGCGGCCTATGACGCCGCCGCAACGCTCTTCTCAGAGGTGCACACCTATGAGTGCATGGAGCGGGAGATGACGCGGGGCAAGCGCGGCACCAGACCGTCGACGCGGGTCGGACACTCAGGTTATATCACGATTGCAAGGCGGTAA
- a CDS encoding nascent polypeptide-associated complex protein, which yields MKQMMKQLGMQMETLEDVKRVVIETEKGDYVFDEAEVVATIMQGTTTYQINGEARFEPAAVEIPEEDVKLVMVQTNASAEAAKEALTATNGDIAEAIMRLSGA from the coding sequence ATGAAGCAGATGATGAAGCAGCTCGGCATGCAGATGGAGACGCTTGAAGATGTCAAGCGGGTCGTCATCGAGACCGAGAAAGGGGACTATGTCTTCGACGAGGCCGAGGTCGTCGCCACGATCATGCAGGGGACCACCACCTACCAGATCAACGGCGAGGCGCGGTTCGAACCGGCGGCCGTCGAGATCCCCGAAGAAGACGTCAAACTGGTAATGGTCCAGACCAACGCCTCTGCAGAAGCCGCAAAAGAGGCGCTCACCGCCACCAACGGCGACATCGCCGAGGCGATCATGCGGCTGAGCGGCGCATGA
- a CDS encoding PUA domain-containing protein has translation MIGRSGARALEQVRTIADFQFGRGAGEALFPEGCRFVRSKTKRVRQVMLENQRLVTVRAQDGRFTLGIEGARRLRAAIPAPAYRVVVMEDAAEFVAQGKNAFSKHVVAADPGIRPGDEVLVVREGDDLLGTGEAALSGDEMMAFDYGVAVKVRKGGK, from the coding sequence GTGATAGGAAGATCAGGAGCGCGCGCGCTGGAGCAGGTCCGGACCATCGCCGACTTCCAGTTCGGACGGGGGGCAGGCGAAGCCCTCTTCCCTGAAGGGTGCCGGTTCGTCAGGTCGAAGACCAAACGGGTCAGACAGGTGATGCTAGAAAATCAGCGGCTCGTCACGGTCAGGGCCCAGGACGGACGGTTCACCCTCGGGATCGAAGGAGCCCGACGGCTCCGGGCCGCCATCCCGGCCCCGGCCTACCGGGTCGTGGTGATGGAGGACGCCGCCGAGTTCGTGGCGCAGGGGAAGAACGCCTTTTCCAAACACGTCGTCGCCGCCGACCCCGGGATCCGCCCAGGCGACGAGGTGCTGGTGGTGCGGGAGGGCGACGACCTTCTCGGCACCGGCGAGGCCGCCCTCTCGGGCGACGAGATGATGGCATTTGATTACGGAGTAGCGGTAAAAGTACGGAAAGGAGGGAAGTAA
- a CDS encoding single-stranded-DNA-specific exonuclease RecJ produces the protein MTLEGEVREAADRILNADEVTVISHIDADGITSLSVLMQAITRAGVMATPVFLRQLEPLMMHRVPKDDSLKVFSDLGAGQQNLLEEHGLAEDEVVIVDHHVSQEVDTPYLQVNALPYGHTKFSAAGAAYLVARAIDADNRDLAKLAVIGNVGDMMAREDCGLIGPAREIAGDGIEYGNVTARRDLNLFGISTRPLHICLAYSDETPVRGVTGNPQGARRFLELHGIRTRTDSGRWRVWEDLDDSERQTITSALTEQVVADGGDVEKLTAELYLFPDEAPQTALRNAAEFSTLLNACGRWARPEIGAAVCADDRGVALREAEHMLTHHRATIKELMHYILKTGVEELGAVQYIHVGDRFPDTVVGIGAGMALSKLNQDKPVLVMCSLPEDPSLTKVSMRATDRMVGAGLDLQAALIEAAAPFGGAGGGHAIAAGAYIPREAEEEFLGLVDACIGRQRTRGQA, from the coding sequence ATGACTCTTGAGGGCGAGGTGCGCGAGGCCGCAGACCGGATCCTGAACGCCGACGAGGTGACCGTCATCTCCCATATCGACGCCGACGGGATCACCAGCCTTTCGGTGCTGATGCAGGCCATTACCCGTGCCGGGGTGATGGCGACCCCGGTCTTTCTCCGGCAGCTCGAGCCGTTGATGATGCACCGCGTCCCGAAGGACGACAGCCTCAAGGTCTTCTCAGACCTCGGGGCAGGACAACAAAACCTCCTCGAAGAGCACGGCCTCGCCGAGGACGAAGTGGTGATCGTCGACCACCACGTCTCACAGGAGGTCGACACCCCCTACCTCCAGGTGAACGCCCTCCCGTACGGCCACACCAAGTTCTCGGCCGCCGGGGCGGCGTACCTCGTCGCCAGGGCGATCGACGCCGACAACCGCGACCTTGCCAAACTCGCGGTCATCGGGAATGTCGGCGACATGATGGCCAGAGAAGACTGCGGGCTCATCGGCCCGGCCAGAGAGATCGCCGGGGACGGGATCGAGTACGGGAACGTGACCGCCAGGCGCGACCTCAACCTCTTCGGGATCTCCACCCGCCCCCTCCACATCTGTCTTGCCTACAGCGACGAGACCCCGGTGCGGGGCGTGACCGGCAACCCCCAGGGCGCCCGCCGGTTCCTGGAACTTCACGGGATCCGGACCAGAACCGATAGCGGACGATGGCGGGTCTGGGAAGACCTCGACGACAGCGAGCGCCAGACCATCACCTCGGCCCTCACCGAGCAGGTCGTCGCCGACGGTGGGGACGTCGAGAAACTCACCGCCGAACTCTACCTCTTCCCCGACGAGGCACCCCAGACCGCACTTCGCAATGCCGCCGAATTCTCGACCCTCCTCAACGCCTGCGGGCGGTGGGCCAGGCCCGAGATCGGGGCCGCGGTCTGTGCCGACGACCGGGGCGTCGCCCTCCGGGAGGCCGAGCACATGCTCACCCACCACCGGGCGACGATCAAGGAGTTGATGCACTATATCCTCAAGACCGGCGTGGAAGAACTCGGGGCGGTCCAGTACATCCATGTGGGCGACCGCTTCCCCGACACCGTCGTCGGGATCGGCGCGGGAATGGCCCTCTCCAAACTCAACCAGGACAAACCGGTCCTGGTGATGTGCTCGCTCCCCGAAGATCCCTCGCTCACCAAAGTCTCGATGCGGGCGACCGACCGGATGGTCGGGGCTGGCCTCGACCTCCAGGCGGCACTCATCGAGGCGGCCGCACCCTTCGGGGGGGCGGGCGGCGGCCACGCCATCGCTGCGGGTGCGTATATCCCCAGGGAAGCGGAAGAGGAGTTTCTCGGCCTGGTGGACGCGTGCATCGGGCGGCAACGCACCCGGGGTCAGGCCTGA